One window of the Granulicella arctica genome contains the following:
- a CDS encoding type II secretion system protein codes for MMLHTRASHRSASSGFTLIELLVVIAIIAVLIALLLPQVQKVRLAAADLAANNDLVLIGQAENALHDTTGTYTSSLPTLKGLPANIASGEADGHRFKILSSSQENFVAQSTPVEVGKTGTKTCTIDKTLKVSC; via the coding sequence ATGATGCTTCATACAAGAGCCAGTCATAGGTCCGCATCTTCCGGGTTCACATTGATCGAATTGCTCGTGGTGATTGCCATTATTGCAGTGCTGATTGCTTTACTGCTGCCGCAGGTCCAAAAGGTGCGACTCGCCGCGGCTGACCTTGCTGCAAATAATGATCTTGTACTGATCGGCCAGGCAGAAAATGCCCTCCACGACACTACCGGCACCTATACAAGCTCGCTTCCCACACTCAAGGGGCTTCCTGCGAACATAGCGAGCGGTGAGGCTGATGGACACCGTTTTAAGATTCTATCTTCGTCGCAAGAGAATTTTGTGGCGCAGTCCACGCCAGTAGAGGTGGGGAAGACCGGAACGAAGACCTGCACAATCGATAAGACGCTCAAGGTTAGCTGCTGA
- a CDS encoding TonB-dependent receptor yields MMNRSVLISVVIFCSSLASPLSGQSSDTSFLGTATDGSGAAISGATVMVTSPGTGITRSVVTGPQGEYAIRYLKPGTYDITVTSQGFSTKSEHGVVLQLGQQDKLDFSLSVGAEQIVEVHGTQQLLQSEDATLGAVIGSERTQNLPLNGRKFNDLAVLTPGVSVYNPDVHSSSSDGSTVSSNGGRSTWGQINVDGISMVNNRHAYVNLYPSIDAIQEFRVQTGDYSSEYGGGAGAIVNIQLRSGTNGFHGTVFDFIRNDAVDARNYFRPAPLSKNVLKQNQFGGTLGGPVVKDKTFFFVSYEGLRSVEEFPGTAQVLTAAQRSGDFSASSSPILNPATGLPYTGNKIPVNAVSQQIINTYMPLPNIANSGGGANYAGASRGNLSVDQGIVRIDHKFNDANQIFVHYIYAYRNFPTTDLNPNFQFTGTYPIHNAALQYLHVFSPSLVNEVRGGANLEHVKQLSTRTGTSFTVESLGINGFKVGGPNGRALNPNEEGFPLLNISGYLGMGDDKAASNLDDSRTYQLVDTLTWTRGKHTISFGADLRHVQDDATTNNTPFGEMDFTSDISGDAAAAFMLGFPRTSLTPEGVPITRARQWRTAEYVQDNWKPTSRLTLNLGLRYDLFSPPVDISNVSRTLDFSTATPTFTPAAGTRLNNLWSVTHKDFAPRVGFAYSISPTSVVRGAYGISYYGGQFDNINILQLNPPTAGSLTITNPSSNPVATIQTPVPASLYPANPFFNAVTLPADRRRPDLMLQTYNLTVSKQIGSNVLDISYVGVKGNNLDSSIKNYNSPAPGVGAIQARRPYPTFARIRYQDFSGSSNYNALQTHFEHRLTHGLSLTAAYTWAHELDNQAFDTNGGGCGCQDPRNPHEWASGATDQRHSAAIGYVWALPKANLSHGLDQAVNGWTLNGLILLASGNPYDVLESSDTQNTDDQWERPNRVAGQALGVPNRSINNWFNTSAFAPSILQFGTSTRNPLVSPATRIVNFSVMRDIVMPFNEAQRLQLRFEAFNALNTPQWSTPDANLGDGTFGQITSTASANRELQLALKYFF; encoded by the coding sequence ATGATGAATCGTTCCGTCTTGATCTCCGTCGTTATATTTTGTTCCAGCCTGGCGTCGCCGCTCTCAGGCCAGTCAAGCGACACCAGTTTTCTTGGTACTGCAACCGATGGTTCGGGAGCCGCAATCTCAGGAGCAACCGTTATGGTCACCTCCCCGGGTACCGGGATCACGCGATCGGTTGTGACTGGCCCACAGGGCGAGTATGCCATTCGCTATCTCAAGCCCGGAACCTACGACATCACCGTCACCTCGCAAGGCTTCAGCACCAAGTCGGAACACGGCGTCGTACTGCAACTCGGACAGCAGGATAAGCTGGATTTTTCGCTCAGCGTCGGGGCTGAGCAAATCGTTGAGGTACACGGCACGCAGCAACTGCTGCAAAGCGAAGACGCCACGCTGGGCGCCGTGATTGGTTCAGAAAGAACACAGAACCTGCCCCTGAATGGTCGCAAGTTCAATGATCTTGCTGTTCTGACGCCGGGTGTCAGCGTGTATAACCCGGACGTGCATTCTTCCAGCAGCGATGGTTCGACTGTAAGTTCGAATGGTGGCCGGTCGACCTGGGGACAGATCAACGTCGATGGTATTTCGATGGTCAACAATCGCCATGCCTACGTAAACCTTTATCCGTCGATTGACGCCATCCAGGAGTTCCGCGTGCAGACCGGCGACTACTCCTCCGAGTATGGTGGAGGCGCAGGCGCAATCGTTAATATTCAGCTCAGGTCCGGCACCAATGGATTCCATGGAACAGTCTTCGACTTCATCCGTAATGATGCTGTCGATGCGCGGAACTACTTTCGCCCGGCGCCGCTTTCGAAGAACGTGCTGAAGCAGAATCAGTTTGGCGGAACACTGGGTGGACCAGTCGTCAAAGATAAGACGTTCTTCTTCGTCAGCTACGAGGGCCTACGCTCGGTCGAAGAGTTTCCAGGAACAGCGCAGGTACTTACTGCGGCTCAACGCAGCGGAGACTTCTCTGCAAGCAGCAGCCCGATTCTCAACCCTGCGACGGGCCTCCCGTACACAGGCAATAAGATCCCTGTCAATGCCGTATCCCAGCAGATCATCAACACCTATATGCCGCTGCCGAACATCGCTAACAGCGGCGGTGGTGCGAACTACGCTGGTGCGAGTCGCGGAAATCTCAGCGTCGATCAGGGCATCGTTCGCATCGATCACAAATTCAATGATGCAAACCAGATCTTTGTGCATTACATCTATGCCTATCGCAACTTTCCAACTACCGATCTGAACCCGAACTTTCAGTTCACTGGCACGTATCCGATCCATAATGCAGCGCTTCAATACCTGCATGTCTTCTCGCCTTCGCTGGTTAATGAAGTGCGCGGAGGAGCCAATCTTGAGCATGTGAAGCAGTTGAGCACACGAACCGGCACCTCGTTCACGGTCGAATCACTGGGCATTAATGGCTTCAAGGTTGGCGGACCGAACGGCCGCGCGCTCAACCCGAATGAAGAGGGCTTTCCTCTGCTGAACATCTCCGGCTATCTCGGCATGGGTGATGACAAGGCGGCGTCGAACCTTGATGACAGCCGCACATATCAGCTAGTGGATACCCTCACATGGACCAGAGGCAAGCACACGATCTCCTTCGGTGCGGACCTCCGGCATGTGCAGGATGACGCAACGACGAATAACACACCCTTCGGCGAGATGGACTTTACTTCGGATATCTCCGGCGATGCTGCCGCCGCATTCATGCTCGGTTTTCCCCGCACTTCGCTCACTCCGGAAGGCGTGCCGATCACACGCGCACGGCAGTGGAGGACTGCAGAATATGTGCAGGATAACTGGAAGCCCACCTCAAGGCTGACGTTGAACCTTGGCCTTCGCTACGACCTATTCTCACCGCCCGTGGACATCAGTAACGTGTCCCGAACGCTCGATTTCAGCACGGCAACACCAACGTTCACGCCTGCTGCCGGAACAAGACTCAACAATCTGTGGAGCGTTACCCATAAAGATTTTGCACCACGCGTAGGTTTCGCTTATTCGATCTCCCCGACTTCGGTCGTGCGCGGCGCCTACGGCATCTCCTACTATGGCGGCCAGTTCGACAACATCAATATCCTCCAACTCAACCCTCCTACCGCAGGAAGCCTGACCATTACGAATCCGAGCAGCAACCCTGTGGCAACGATCCAGACTCCGGTTCCTGCGTCGCTCTATCCTGCTAATCCGTTCTTCAATGCGGTCACGCTTCCTGCAGACCGCAGGCGGCCCGACTTGATGCTGCAGACCTATAACCTGACTGTTTCGAAGCAGATCGGTTCGAACGTCCTCGACATCTCGTACGTCGGGGTGAAAGGCAATAACCTCGACAGCAGCATCAAAAACTACAACTCGCCAGCACCGGGAGTGGGCGCGATTCAGGCGCGACGTCCCTACCCGACGTTTGCCCGTATCCGCTATCAGGACTTCTCGGGTTCGTCGAACTATAACGCGCTTCAAACCCACTTCGAGCACCGTCTCACACATGGACTCAGCTTGACGGCGGCCTACACGTGGGCGCACGAACTGGACAACCAGGCATTCGACACGAACGGTGGCGGATGCGGATGCCAGGATCCACGCAATCCGCATGAGTGGGCGAGCGGCGCAACCGACCAACGGCATAGCGCAGCCATCGGCTATGTCTGGGCTCTTCCGAAGGCCAATCTGTCTCACGGCCTGGACCAGGCAGTAAATGGCTGGACGTTGAACGGCTTGATCCTGCTGGCGAGCGGAAATCCCTATGACGTGCTCGAGAGTTCAGATACGCAGAATACAGATGACCAATGGGAACGCCCAAACCGCGTTGCAGGACAGGCACTCGGCGTACCAAACCGTTCTATCAACAACTGGTTCAACACGTCCGCGTTCGCCCCGAGCATTCTCCAGTTCGGCACCTCTACCCGCAACCCGCTGGTATCACCGGCTACGCGCATTGTGAACTTCTCAGTAATGCGCGATATCGTGATGCCGTTCAACGAAGCCCAACGCCTGCAGCTTCGGTTTGAAGCGTTCAATGCGCTGAACACACCTCAATGGTCAACACCCGACGCGAATTTGGGCGATGGCACATTCGGCCAGATCACCTCGACTGCTTCGGCAAATCGTGAACTGCAACTGGCACTGAAGTACTTCTTCTAA
- a CDS encoding prolyl oligopeptidase family serine peptidase yields MAETRSPLATIDPSSVLTYPQARRAEQVDNYFGTSVADPYRWMEDVDSSEIASWVEAENALTQGFLAEVPERAGMQKRLMSLMDFERYTVPTGYNLEGGGKRYFFQHNSGLQNQAVVYWQDGLDGERTVLLDPNTMSADGTVALNGFSVTDDGQLAAYAISEAGSDWMIWRVRDVETGSDLEDKVEWSKFSGASWTKDGSGFFYARYDAPGSESFKEANYFHKVYFHVLGTAQNEDILVFERPDNGELNLGAQVTDDGRYVILHQSQGTSPNNELAILDLTNGLKGAAVVRLVTESDAAYSPIDNDGTFFWVQTTLDAPNGKVIGIDLRKPEREYWVTLIPETRNAIDQVSMVHGTLIVLYLADAQSMVELHHPDGTFLQRLELPGIGTAGGFNGRREDDETFFGFTNFTTPGVVYRLDLKTLATSIYKAPELRFAPAEFETKQVFVTSKDGARVPLFLSYKKGLTLDGTAPTLLYGYGGFGISLLPSFSSGRVLWMEMGGVYAQACLRGGGEYGEAWHEAGMKLQKQNVFDDFTACAQWLTEAKYTSPKKLAIQGGSNGGLLVGACITQRPELFGAALAEVGVLDMLRFDKFTIGWAWKAEYGAPSDDAAEFAAIYQYSPLHRLRDAVSYPATMVMTADHDDRVFPAHSFKFVAAMQALAPIEPALIRVETRAGHGAGMPLSKRVEALVDQYAFLVRVLKMSPPANLSRPTFVP; encoded by the coding sequence ATGGCCGAAACTCGTTCTCCTCTCGCTACGATTGATCCCTCCTCCGTTTTGACCTACCCGCAGGCACGTCGTGCGGAGCAGGTAGATAACTATTTCGGAACGAGCGTCGCCGACCCATATCGCTGGATGGAGGATGTCGACTCCTCCGAGATTGCCTCCTGGGTTGAGGCTGAAAACGCTCTGACGCAGGGCTTTCTCGCCGAAGTTCCCGAGCGGGCCGGGATGCAAAAGCGACTAATGAGCCTGATGGACTTCGAGCGTTACACCGTGCCGACTGGTTACAACCTGGAGGGTGGCGGCAAGCGGTACTTCTTTCAACACAACTCCGGCCTGCAAAATCAGGCTGTCGTGTACTGGCAGGATGGTCTCGACGGCGAGCGGACGGTGCTGCTCGACCCGAATACGATGTCGGCAGATGGAACGGTGGCGTTGAACGGCTTCAGCGTTACGGACGACGGGCAACTGGCGGCTTATGCGATCTCAGAGGCGGGCAGCGACTGGATGATTTGGCGCGTGCGCGACGTCGAGACTGGCTCAGACCTCGAAGACAAGGTCGAGTGGTCCAAATTCAGCGGCGCGTCATGGACGAAGGACGGTAGCGGCTTTTTCTACGCTCGCTACGATGCGCCGGGCAGCGAGTCGTTCAAAGAAGCCAATTACTTTCACAAAGTCTACTTCCACGTGCTCGGCACAGCGCAGAATGAAGATATTCTCGTGTTCGAACGGCCGGACAATGGCGAGTTGAACCTTGGTGCACAGGTCACGGATGACGGGCGCTACGTCATTCTTCACCAGTCGCAGGGGACAAGCCCGAATAATGAGTTGGCGATTCTCGATCTTACAAACGGCCTGAAAGGTGCAGCCGTGGTGCGCCTGGTCACGGAGTCCGATGCAGCCTACAGCCCCATCGACAACGATGGAACGTTCTTCTGGGTCCAGACAACGCTCGATGCGCCAAACGGCAAGGTGATCGGGATCGACCTCAGGAAGCCAGAACGCGAGTATTGGGTGACGCTTATTCCGGAGACCCGGAACGCGATCGACCAGGTCTCGATGGTGCATGGAACCTTGATCGTTCTCTACCTTGCGGACGCGCAAAGCATGGTCGAACTGCATCACCCAGATGGAACGTTTCTACAGCGGCTCGAACTGCCGGGGATCGGAACTGCCGGCGGCTTCAACGGACGGCGCGAGGATGATGAGACCTTCTTCGGATTCACCAACTTTACGACCCCGGGTGTCGTCTACCGGCTTGATCTGAAGACCTTGGCGACCTCGATCTACAAGGCTCCGGAGCTGCGCTTTGCTCCTGCCGAGTTTGAGACAAAACAGGTCTTTGTGACCAGCAAAGATGGGGCACGGGTGCCACTCTTTCTCAGCTATAAGAAGGGCCTTACGCTCGACGGCACGGCTCCCACCTTGCTTTATGGCTACGGCGGCTTCGGCATATCGCTGCTGCCGAGCTTCTCGTCTGGCCGCGTGCTCTGGATGGAGATGGGCGGCGTATACGCTCAGGCCTGTCTGCGAGGTGGCGGCGAGTACGGTGAAGCGTGGCACGAGGCCGGGATGAAGCTGCAGAAGCAGAACGTCTTCGACGACTTCACAGCCTGCGCCCAGTGGCTCACTGAGGCGAAGTACACATCGCCGAAGAAGCTTGCCATCCAGGGTGGAAGCAACGGCGGCCTGCTCGTCGGCGCCTGCATTACCCAGCGGCCCGAGTTATTCGGGGCGGCGCTCGCCGAGGTCGGTGTGCTGGACATGCTGCGTTTCGACAAGTTCACGATCGGCTGGGCCTGGAAAGCAGAATACGGTGCTCCCTCCGATGACGCCGCCGAATTTGCAGCTATCTATCAATACTCCCCGCTGCACCGCCTGCGGGACGCTGTATCCTACCCGGCGACGATGGTGATGACAGCGGATCATGACGATCGAGTCTTTCCGGCGCATAGCTTCAAGTTCGTTGCGGCGATGCAGGCACTCGCGCCAATCGAGCCGGCGCTCATCCGCGTGGAGACACGGGCCGGACACGGCGCGGGCATGCCGCTCTCAAAACGGGTGGAAGCGCTTGTGGATCAGTACGCATTTCTCGTGCGGGTGCTCAAAATGAGCCCACCTGCAAACCTGTCAAGACCGACTTTCGTACCATAA
- a CDS encoding putative bifunctional diguanylate cyclase/phosphodiesterase — MIHGTYNLNLVALSLVFSVLSSYTTLDVAARIRSVDLSGGRRTYWLLGGAMAMGLGIWSMHFIGMLAFQMPMQISYDPWLTAASLLIAILTAYFALHVTSRGELGARHLLYGGILMGFGIAAMHYTGMEAMQMYPRIQFDPSRFITSLAIALVASWAALWIAFSLHQDSQRHVFLKRCAAGLIMGCAIAGMHYVGMSAADFAPGSICRATSPLGMNWLLPITCVLSLSGLLVVLILSTLGTRFDLLLEDSHHSLDEANQQLKVLAMVDALTGIPNRPSFIQTMDQRLAAAKLAGTSFSVMFIDLDGFKTINDSLGHACGDELLICFATELVRHVRAKDTVARLGGDEFVVLLDGLSRSEDVVPIAKTVLDRMKKDFVIRGMPLRLTSSLGISTFPADGQTVSALLKNADMAMYDAKQHGKNAFRFFNMELSNAADRTRRIYRGLTEALEQRQFSLVFQPKFGGVSNKVVGAEVLIRWNHPEMGNIPPMDFIPVAEQTGQIVQISEWVICEVCRQMKTWELAGMPKIKIAINLSPEQLRVEGYVDRVASIIETAGIDPQWIMFEITETIAMREPEMAGEMIRAFQERGFDIAIDDFGTGYSSMAYLQKFRVTELKIDRFFTSALDDESEEGQAIVSAMIALAHSLHMVVVAEGVETAGQLKKLNDLNCDQMQGYFLARPMSPKAFEDLILTRPIETAPTHQQYLLIPELA, encoded by the coding sequence GTGATTCACGGAACGTACAATCTCAATCTAGTCGCGTTGTCACTCGTGTTCTCGGTCCTGTCGTCCTATACGACGCTTGATGTTGCAGCGCGTATTCGATCGGTTGATCTCTCCGGCGGCAGGCGCACCTACTGGCTCCTCGGCGGTGCCATGGCCATGGGTCTCGGCATCTGGTCTATGCATTTCATAGGCATGCTGGCCTTCCAGATGCCTATGCAGATCAGTTACGATCCGTGGCTCACAGCGGCATCCTTGCTCATCGCCATCCTGACGGCGTACTTCGCGCTGCACGTCACTTCGCGCGGTGAATTAGGTGCCCGCCACCTGTTATACGGCGGTATTTTGATGGGCTTTGGTATCGCTGCCATGCACTACACCGGCATGGAAGCCATGCAGATGTACCCACGTATTCAGTTTGATCCAAGCCGCTTCATTACCTCGCTCGCCATTGCTCTTGTTGCCTCCTGGGCTGCCCTCTGGATTGCCTTCAGCCTCCACCAGGACTCCCAGCGCCACGTTTTCCTGAAGCGCTGCGCTGCTGGTCTCATCATGGGCTGCGCTATCGCTGGAATGCACTACGTCGGCATGAGCGCGGCTGACTTCGCTCCCGGCTCCATCTGTCGCGCAACCAGCCCGCTCGGCATGAACTGGCTGCTGCCCATTACCTGCGTTCTCTCTTTATCCGGCCTTCTTGTTGTTCTGATCCTCTCCACCCTGGGTACGCGGTTCGATCTGCTGCTCGAGGATTCGCACCATTCCCTAGACGAAGCCAATCAGCAGCTAAAAGTTTTGGCGATGGTCGACGCGCTGACCGGCATTCCCAACCGACCCTCGTTCATCCAGACCATGGACCAGCGACTCGCTGCCGCCAAGCTCGCCGGAACTTCGTTCAGCGTTATGTTCATCGATCTCGACGGCTTCAAGACCATCAACGATTCGCTCGGACATGCCTGTGGCGACGAACTGCTCATATGCTTTGCCACGGAACTCGTGCGCCACGTCCGCGCCAAAGATACCGTTGCCCGCCTGGGGGGAGACGAGTTTGTCGTCCTCCTCGACGGTCTCAGCAGAAGCGAAGACGTTGTTCCCATTGCAAAGACAGTGCTCGATCGCATGAAGAAGGACTTTGTTATTCGGGGTATGCCGCTTCGCCTCACCAGCTCTCTCGGAATATCTACCTTCCCGGCCGACGGTCAGACTGTCTCCGCGTTGCTCAAAAATGCTGACATGGCCATGTACGACGCCAAGCAGCATGGCAAGAATGCTTTTCGCTTCTTCAACATGGAGCTGAGCAACGCCGCAGACCGGACCCGCAGAATCTACAGGGGTCTTACCGAAGCGCTTGAGCAGCGCCAGTTCTCGCTCGTCTTCCAGCCGAAGTTTGGCGGCGTCAGCAACAAGGTGGTCGGCGCAGAGGTTCTCATCCGGTGGAACCACCCCGAGATGGGCAATATTCCCCCGATGGACTTTATTCCGGTTGCCGAGCAGACCGGCCAGATCGTCCAGATCAGTGAATGGGTTATCTGCGAGGTCTGCCGCCAGATGAAGACCTGGGAACTCGCTGGCATGCCGAAGATCAAGATCGCGATTAACCTCTCTCCGGAACAGTTGCGCGTCGAAGGCTACGTTGACCGCGTTGCCAGCATCATCGAGACTGCAGGCATCGACCCGCAATGGATCATGTTCGAGATCACCGAGACCATCGCCATGCGCGAGCCCGAGATGGCCGGCGAGATGATCCGCGCCTTTCAGGAACGTGGCTTTGATATCGCGATCGACGACTTCGGCACCGGATACTCCAGCATGGCCTATCTACAGAAGTTCCGAGTGACGGAGCTCAAGATCGATCGCTTTTTCACCAGCGCGCTCGACGACGAGAGTGAGGAGGGTCAGGCCATCGTCTCCGCCATGATCGCACTCGCCCACTCTCTCCACATGGTCGTCGTCGCCGAGGGCGTGGAAACGGCAGGCCAGCTCAAGAAGCTCAACGACCTTAATTGCGACCAGATGCAGGGCTACTTTCTGGCCCGTCCCATGAGCCCGAAGGCCTTTGAAGACCTCATCCTAACGCGGCCGATCGAAACGGCACCAACCCACCAGCAGTACCTCTTGATCCCAGAGCTCGCCTAG
- a CDS encoding RelA/SpoT family protein: MATVHPASPEAGPLSGSQSALGRAAEATLAPPTDTGIDLEAAIPKVPTPARRATDPKPLIALDEPSGTLVAPPPAAIKPDPTSHDPEIDRNFATLLATVRANRPSDDLDIIRAAWAFCMSQHEGQKRASGEPYIIHPLEVGQVLAELRMDSTAIAAGLLHDAVEDTDVTTAEISKRFGEQVAHIVEGVTKLDKIKFANREDHQAENIRKMLLAMVTDVRVVIIKLADRLHNMRTLEHLKPEKQQKIARETLDIYAPLAHRLGMGKLRGELEDLAFRYTDPFAYQQLSTEVEALRSEGETFLQKIVTTLEAKLKEHNIAGRVEWRIKRLYSIQQKLADSKIPVDQVYDLLAIRVICNSVQDCYALLGLLHSIWRPVPGRIKDFISMPRPNLYQSLHTTLIADGGHQFEVQIRTEEMHRVAEEGIAAHWKYKASDNVTAKDEARLAWVRQLMEWQREMSDPNEFMSTLKIDLYPEEVYTFTPKGKVVVLPKDASPIDFAYTIHTDVGNTTTGAKVNGRIVPLRTKLRNGDIVEITTQAGHSPSRDWLSFTKSSRARNKIKHWLNEHQRERAIEIGGKLLDREARKYKLSLNKFDEADYLRVAADYGLGTRAELLAGVGFGKYSSRVVLNKLEPGSTLAAEPPPPEAGVGNTLSQMSEAVKRVFFGKGSDSLQVEGQDDLLVYRARCCNPIRGEEIIGYVTRGKGVAVHARSCPNVQNLLYESDRRIQVEWSAPPSEAGAPKADTYPVRLTVLCEDRPGLLKEFTAIIAEDGTNIRSVDSKPTPDGNALVDFVIETVDVRHLNKLTQNLRKVPGVRDVQRIQKI, from the coding sequence ATGGCAACCGTCCACCCAGCCTCCCCCGAGGCTGGCCCACTATCGGGCTCCCAATCCGCGTTAGGCAGAGCCGCCGAGGCGACCCTCGCGCCGCCCACGGACACGGGAATTGACCTCGAAGCGGCTATCCCCAAGGTTCCAACCCCCGCCCGTCGCGCCACCGACCCCAAGCCTCTGATCGCGCTCGACGAGCCCTCCGGCACCCTCGTCGCCCCGCCGCCTGCCGCCATCAAGCCCGATCCCACAAGCCACGATCCTGAGATCGACCGCAACTTCGCTACCCTGCTCGCTACCGTCCGTGCCAATCGTCCCTCCGACGATCTGGACATCATCCGCGCTGCCTGGGCCTTCTGCATGTCCCAGCACGAAGGTCAGAAGCGAGCCTCGGGCGAGCCGTATATCATCCATCCCCTCGAAGTCGGTCAGGTTCTCGCCGAGCTCCGCATGGACTCTACTGCGATCGCTGCCGGCCTCCTCCACGACGCTGTCGAAGATACCGACGTCACCACCGCCGAGATCAGCAAGCGCTTTGGCGAGCAGGTCGCCCACATTGTCGAGGGCGTCACCAAGCTCGATAAGATCAAATTCGCCAATCGCGAAGACCACCAGGCTGAGAACATCCGCAAGATGCTCCTCGCCATGGTCACCGACGTTCGCGTCGTCATCATCAAGCTTGCCGACCGCCTCCACAACATGCGTACCCTCGAGCATCTCAAGCCCGAGAAGCAGCAGAAGATAGCCCGCGAAACCCTCGACATCTACGCTCCGCTCGCTCATCGCCTCGGCATGGGTAAGCTGCGCGGTGAGCTTGAAGACCTTGCCTTCCGCTACACCGATCCCTTTGCCTACCAGCAGCTCTCGACCGAGGTCGAAGCTCTTCGGAGTGAAGGTGAGACATTCCTTCAAAAGATCGTCACTACGCTCGAAGCCAAGCTGAAGGAACACAACATCGCCGGCCGCGTCGAGTGGCGCATCAAGCGTCTTTACTCCATCCAGCAGAAGCTGGCCGACAGCAAGATCCCGGTCGACCAGGTCTACGATCTTCTCGCCATTCGAGTCATCTGCAACTCCGTGCAGGATTGTTATGCCCTCCTCGGCCTCCTCCACAGCATCTGGCGTCCTGTCCCCGGCCGCATCAAAGATTTCATTTCGATGCCGCGCCCGAATCTTTACCAGTCCCTCCACACCACGCTCATCGCCGACGGCGGCCATCAGTTTGAGGTCCAGATCCGCACCGAGGAGATGCACCGCGTCGCAGAAGAGGGAATCGCCGCCCATTGGAAGTACAAGGCCTCCGACAACGTCACCGCAAAGGACGAAGCCCGCCTCGCATGGGTTCGGCAGCTTATGGAATGGCAGCGGGAGATGTCCGACCCGAACGAGTTCATGTCGACCCTGAAGATCGACCTGTACCCCGAAGAGGTCTACACCTTCACCCCGAAGGGTAAGGTTGTTGTCCTTCCCAAAGACGCCAGCCCTATCGACTTCGCCTATACGATTCACACCGACGTTGGAAACACCACCACCGGCGCCAAGGTAAACGGCCGCATCGTCCCCCTCCGCACCAAGCTGCGTAATGGGGATATCGTCGAGATCACCACGCAGGCCGGCCACTCCCCCAGCCGTGACTGGCTCTCCTTCACTAAGTCCAGCCGCGCCCGCAACAAGATCAAGCACTGGCTCAACGAGCACCAGCGTGAACGCGCCATTGAGATCGGGGGCAAGCTCCTCGACCGCGAAGCCCGCAAGTACAAGCTTTCTCTCAACAAGTTTGACGAGGCCGATTACCTCCGCGTCGCCGCCGACTACGGTCTCGGCACCAGGGCCGAACTGCTCGCCGGTGTAGGCTTCGGCAAATACTCCTCGCGCGTCGTCCTCAACAAGCTCGAGCCCGGCAGCACCCTCGCCGCCGAGCCTCCACCGCCCGAGGCAGGCGTCGGCAATACCCTCAGCCAGATGTCCGAAGCCGTCAAGCGAGTCTTCTTCGGCAAAGGTTCAGACTCCCTCCAGGTAGAGGGTCAGGACGACCTCCTCGTCTACCGGGCACGCTGTTGTAACCCTATCCGTGGTGAAGAGATCATCGGTTATGTCACGCGCGGCAAAGGCGTCGCCGTTCACGCAAGAAGCTGTCCCAACGTCCAGAACTTGCTCTACGAGTCCGACCGCCGCATCCAGGTCGAGTGGTCCGCGCCTCCCTCAGAAGCCGGCGCTCCCAAGGCCGATACCTATCCCGTCCGGCTCACCGTCCTTTGCGAAGATCGTCCCGGTCTCCTCAAGGAGTTCACCGCCATCATCGCTGAGGACGGCACCAACATCCGCTCGGTTGACTCTAAACCCACCCCTGACGGCAATGCCCTCGTCGACTTCGTCATTGAGACCGTAGACGTCCGTCACCTGAACAAGCTTACCCAGAATCTTCGCAAGGTTCCCGGCGTTCGCGACGTCCAGCGCATTCAGAAGATCTAA